A region of the Salvelinus namaycush isolate Seneca chromosome 13, SaNama_1.0, whole genome shotgun sequence genome:
AAGACTATGCAAATGTAATTCGACCAATGGGAGCTTTCGTTGTGAGATCATCTTGCAACCCGACACTATACTGTATTTGAGCTGTGAGGCGTGTACATAACATTTAGGGGAAGATTAAACACTCTCTATACTTGGACAAGGTGAATATGAACTGCCTGCCATTAGGTATGTTGCCGTAGTAACAGTTCAGTTTGTGTTTCTTGACAGTTCATGATAGACCGACAAGTTGTCAATGACCGGTGTTCTCAGTTGATTCCACAGGAGAGGAAACCACTGGGAGTCTACCAATGCGATACCAGAGAGGGAGAGCTCCCTTGGCCCCCACGGACACCTCTATGCTGTGATGGTTTCAACCGGATTGGAAACAGTGGACACGTTCCAGGTCTTTTTACAGTCAGGCTATGCGGATTATCAGATGTCACAACACCTGGCAAAGTGTTTAACATCTCAGGAACCACATTAATATCATATAGCATTCTTCTGAGATGAGCAGCGCGACTGCAAAAAAGATGACCTGGAACACAACCATCACTGCCCTGGGTGGAATCAGACCTACCCAACACCAAATCCCACTCTCTCACCTTACCTTACTTCCTCTGGTGTCATCTGTCCGTGACAATATAGGAAAGAGTGAAACCCTGGACACTGAACAGAATTATGTTATATAACTGAATTTATTAGTTAAGGTCACAGACCTATTTTTATTATGTCACTCACATGTCTCCCATTCATCTGGATGGAAAGCCTTTTGATGTGGATATTGTGTTAGATAGGATTATGATTCAACATTAAAGCAATcatgtgtattttattttttaacagcCGAGGTTGGGTTGGCTAGCTAGGGGCACGTTAATCGTGTTTGTTTGTGCAGACATAATCTGAGAGAATAAAGTTTGACAGACAGCATGCTAGAAAGGGATTTATCTTCATACTCACATTTTCCAAAACATGATTCCAAATTGAACAGGCATTTGTTTATGTGAATGTGAGATGTCTCACACATTGTACATTTATTTAGTCATTAACATAGAACAAGAGTGTTatgtttttgtttaaaaaaatgggactacatatacatatattttcATGGGGCCAATGTTTCTTGATAAAGCTCTTGGTGAAAATGCATTCCTGTCATTTTATtgtctatctcctctctccttcatcctctgTCAAAAATAATATTGTCTCCAAGTTTATCATCACGAGGCACTCAAAATCAGTTATCACAGTTGCACATTTGTTGCTGAATATGTTGCTCACCCCTGCTTATCAGAACTCAGAGAGTTAAGCCTTTGAGTACAGACAAAAGTCACACATTCCAGAGTTCCCCTTTTATTGTTTTGCTTCAACAGAAGCTCTGAATAAAGTAACATTCAGATGCGTCGGAATGATTATGTACATCAATACTAATGCTGTTAGAATATACTAAAGAAATGTAAAGAAGTAGTTTGGAACTGTTCTGGAATCTGTTTGGCTGTAGGTGGTCCGTCAGTAACATATGACTAGGGTTATAGGATGGCAAAGTTTGTGTGTAGCTGTTTGCAACGGGAGCTATTAGCTCCATGTGTGCGTTTCTGTGTGAGCTAGTCCCAGTAAAACTCTTCTAATTTCCTTTCCTTCATGCCCAATGATAACTATAAGGATAGGCTTCCTCCTTACTGCTTAGACCTATCAAAGCATTCCACATCATTGatgatgaaggaaaggagacgagGAAAGGACACAGTTTCAGACTTTTGGGAGGTTGCCAGAGAGAAAGAAACATGCTGGTTCAtaggctctgtgtgtgtttactaCATCAGTAATTCTCACACAGCTGTACGAAATCATGGTTCCATGGAGATCCTCGCCTTACGTCTATCTTGTTCACGCACAATGGCACCACTTCTCTGAAAGAGAAACAAATGAGTTACAGTGTCATATGCATGCACAGGAATGTTGTGTGTGGTGTAGGTAAGTGTGTGAAAGCATGTGTGTTAAATAGATGAAAGGACTTATACCCGACAGAGGGGAATTCTGATATGCAGACAGACACAACGTGGATGTCTCCCTGCCTGTAGAAGTGTGCTCCAGTGTTCTTCAGCTGGATGGAGTCTATCTCACACAGTGGCACTGGGTGGGCTATCACCCTCCTGTACATGgtgccgtctgtctgtctgaaacacacacacacacacacacacacacacacacacacacacacacacacacacacacacacacacacacacacacacacacacacagcatgcctGTGACTGAGAATATAATCCATGTTTACGTATCATACTGTGAACAGCTGTGAATCATGCTGCGTATACATTTTTGTCTCTAACAGTGAGGGTTAGTGGTTGTACCTACAGCCTGAGTCTCTGCTTGGTTTCAGGATGTCCCCCAGTCCTCAGGATCACCTGCACCTCAGCACTCTTGTCCAGGAGGAACACCTCCAGCTGCACCAGGATGTGATGGgctggggaagaggaggaggaggaggggacgggATGTAACTTGATCATCATTACATGAGATATTGCTGTATTTAACCATTCAACTGTGGGGTCAAAGTAGTGGGGATGTGTCATAATGAGCATCCAACAATTGTCTGATGGACAGCCAGTCTGTGTTTTTACATAGAGGTAAATGTTGGCTACTCACCACAGAAGGGAGGTGCAGAGGTTGTCAGGAGGAAAAGCTTCTTTAGTTGAGGAAGAGGAAAGACTGTTAAACCACTGTTCTCTAATAACCCTGAAACACACAAGGTCACATGCACAtacaaaagacagagagagtaagaTGTAAAGTAGCCCTTCCTATCACAGTTATGACAGATGAAAGGCCTCCAGAGTACATTTACTGGTTTATCTGTATCAGTCTGTCACTGCATCAGCAGCGCCAGTGCGCCCAGACCAGACATGACACTAGCTAGGTCAGACAGTTGCCCTATCTCTCATTGAGTGAAACCTGACTAAAGTGAACATGGAAAGTGTGCTGGAAAGTTTGAATATTACCAAAATATCCTACGTTTCACGTGATCAAAATCGTTTGTGCATAGTCTACTCTAGGCTACATGTAAAAGGTGGCTATTTATAATATTTACATTTGCATGACCAACGTACTCACAGACAGCAGGTTGGTTTAATATCTGGGGAAATAGTGTCATGTTGATGATGTCCTTACCTATTTGTGGACATCTGCCTGGGCAGCCTAAACAGCGCCCCTTGAGGAAGTCCTCATAGCTGGAACAAGGGATGCCAGTCAGTGGGCAGGTTCCGTTCAGTGCGCTTATGTAGACGTGGAGCGCCCTCATGTGGTCACAGATCACATAGCCATACACTGGAAAGTAGACAAGAACTGATCACAAACGAAGATTCTCAGGTAGCCAGAAGCTTAccactaaatagcctataggctagtAAACATAGTGCTTACTGTTTAGTTAGTGAATAATCAAATAACATCAACAGTTGTTTAAGTTGAAAGACATGTCTGAAGTTGATATGTCTGAAGTTTATATTGAAATTCATACACACTTAGGTTAGGCCTCTTTGCCAATGAAGCATTTTATGTCTGAAGTTTATATTGAAATTCATACACACTTAGGTTAGGCCTCTTTGCCAATGAAGCATTTTATGTCTGAAGTTTATATTGAAATTCATACACACTTAGGTTAGGCCTCTTTGCCAATGAAGCATTTTGGCGGCAAAAACACGTACTTACTTGACAAAAACCTGGAGCGCGAGCAACCTGCTTGGTCCATCCCGCCGTTTAGAAAGAAGTCTGCATGGCCGACAGGGATGGAGATGCCGAAATCTGAGAGAAAAGGATGATAATTGATGTCGAATGGCTGATACCAGGACATTGTCATGTTGTCATTCCAGTGAACAGTGAGACTTTTGAAATAGAGTAGGCCTAAGAGGAAAAGATGGAATGATAGCAGAAATCTCTTTGCAATAACAATGATTGTTTGTGTGTAGCCTATTCTCTCACAGTCGGAGTCAGTGTGGATGGCCTCCACAAACAGTGCATCTGAGGGGTCAAGACGGTCAAACGTGTCGGCTCTTTTAAACATGGGTCCAGCCGGGTCCAGACCTACAGCAGGAGATACAGAGGTCAGTAGGGGATAGATAGAGTACTGCATCAGCGACAGTgatgacaaacacaaatacacacacacagagcgccTGTGAACTACTGCACTAAAGCATTCAGACTACTTCATATCACAGCGCTGAAGGCCTCTACTCAGACAAAAACATCAGTGATAGTGTACAGACAGACAATCGTATGTATTATTGTGTCATTGTCCGACTTCAGAAGGGTAACGTCTCCCTCTTTAACAAATTCAGCTCATTGCTTTTCAATATCAGCTGTTGTTGTtttccagagctgtctctctctttgaAAACCTAATTCAGTCAGATTGGCAGAGATGAGACGGTCTGTGAGTGACTAGCCTGCTTTGTGGTGACCAGTCTCTGTCTGGCCCTGTTGAGCCTTGTTCTGCAGACAGAAGGTGCCCTGTGGAACTGTTAATGGGTCAGACACAGATGGAGCTCACCTGTAATTCTTCCTATCTTGCCCTTGAACAGGGTCCCCACGAATCCAGACACATGTGCCCCAAGACTAACCCCAATGAAGTGAAATGACTCCAGTTTGCATCCATGGTTCTGTGGGACCGACATCACACCTCCTTTATTTTCATTACTTTTAACTTAATTTGCTGTCAGAGTAAACATAAACAAATGAGGAGGCCCTGACCTGGAGCTGGTTGATGAGGACAGAGATCTGGATGGCCACCTCCTTGTAGTTCTCCACCACCATGTTGTAGGCGAGTGAGGCCCCATAGACCCAGTCCACCACCACCACGTTGGCATCCTGCACCCGCAGCAGAGCCTGGGCCAGCTGCTTCACCCAGGACGGCTTACTGCCCAgagcactggg
Encoded here:
- the pla1a gene encoding phospholipase A1 member A isoform X1; this translates as MGWKLKTVQTILSILAFYITSAVGEDEEPRSECADFNNTTWLEYHQQGSKLQVQYLLLTRKNTDCASLFSQDFLSNNTSYFNSSQPTKIIVHGYSALGSKPSWVKQLAQALLRVQDANVVVVDWVYGASLAYNMVVENYKEVAIQISVLINQLQNHGCKLESFHFIGVSLGAHVSGFVGTLFKGKIGRITGLDPAGPMFKRADTFDRLDPSDALFVEAIHTDSDYFGISIPVGHADFFLNGGMDQAGCSRSRFLSMYGYVICDHMRALHVYISALNGTCPLTGIPCSSYEDFLKGRCLGCPGRCPQIGLLENSGLTVFPLPQLKKLFLLTTSAPPFCAHHILVQLEVFLLDKSAEVQVILRTGGHPETKQRLRLQTDGTMYRRVIAHPVPLCEIDSIQLKNTGAHFYRQGDIHVVSVCISEFPSVGEVVPLCVNKIDVRRGSPWNHDFVQLCENY
- the pla1a gene encoding phospholipase A1 member A isoform X2, with product MGWKLKTVQTILSILAFYITSAVGEDEEPRSECADFNNTTWLEYHQQGSKLQVQYLLLTRKNTDCASLFSQDFLSNNTSYFNSSQPTKIIVHGYSALGSKPSWVKQLAQALLRVQDANVVVVDWVYGASLAYNMVVENYKEVAIQISVLINQLQNHGCKLESFHFIGVSLGAHVSGFVGTLFKGKIGRITGLDPAGPMFKRADTFDRLDPSDALFVEAIHTDSDYFGISIPVGHADFFLNGGMDQAGCSRSRFLSMYGYVICDHMRALHVYISALNGTCPLTGIPCSSYEDFLKGRCLGCPGRCPQIGLLENSGLTVFPLPQLKKLFLLTTSAPPFCAHHILVQLEVFLLDKSAEVQVILRTGGHPETKQRLRLQTAPCTGG